CAATTGAGCCATGGATTGTATGTGTGTGCCGTTCAGAttgtgaacgggcaagacaaacaaatgtaagtgcctttgaacagggaatggtgtcaggcgcactggtttgtgtcaagaactgcaacgctgctgggttttccacgctcaacagtttcccgtgtgtatcaagaatggtccaccacccaaaggacatccagccatcttgacacaactgtgggaagcattggagtcaacatgggccagcatctctgtgaaacgctttcaacaccttgtagagtccatgcctcgacgaattgaggctgttctcagTAAAAGGGGGAGAGTGgtccaactcaatattaggaaggtgttcctaatgtttgatatactcagtgtatacaggTGTACATGCATAGTAATAATTACAAAATTAAAGAACATAAACATTGAACTGTTGAACAGGGAGATGGAATTTCCTCAGCATTTTCTTACAGGTGAACGCTGTGTTGCCTACTGTATGTAAACCATGTACGTGTCTATGCAATGGACTCAGAGTTTTGTTGGGCTGTAGTGTTTATGAGGTCTCTGGGAAGACTCTCTCTGGCCTCCTGCATCCGTCTCCTGGCCCTCTGGAATGCCTCTGCCAATTAGAGCACAAATCCATTGTTTACCAGACTACTGTACTTTCTTTCACTCAGCATATTGTGTACCAGCATCTTGACATTTTGTTATTCTTTCTCAATGATTTGTATTTGGACATTACATTCCTTACCCAGGACATTGTAGACAGAACCTTGCTGACTGAAGCCTCCCAGCTGGTCCAGAACACTCTGCCTCCTCTTCTTCAGGGTGCTGGCATCAACAAATGCCCTTCACAAAAGACAAGCAGAGGGATGTCAAACAAACAGAGAAAATATGCCCCAAATGGAAAGAATCCAGATCTCTAAAAGTCTGAACCTTTTTCATTCTGCTGCTTTACCCCATACTAAAAGAACATAATACTGAGGACCCCTCATAAATAATCTGTAAATATTCACTGTGGTATTTTCATCCGTGCAACCAACAGAAAGTCTTGACTTGAACCAGACTCACCTGGCGTGCTGGATACAATGGAGGTTGAAGGTGACGCTGCCTGTGGTCTGAGTGCGGAAGCCAAAGCGACTCAGCCTCTCTCCCTACACAGATAGCGTTAGCTAGACTTGTATTTAAATACTTCTCTTCGAAGTCAGTGTTTTGAGGACTTTATTCAGAGAATTGCAGTATGTTCTTTGTACCTTGAAGGTTCCTGGGACTCTGACGTAACTGTAGTCCTCCAGCTCAGGGGATCCACCAATGAAGAAGCGTCTCAGTTCTGACACTGTTCCCGTCTGGAGCGGTCTCCAAGTATGACATGTTATTGTATGCTTCCCTATgggatacagacacacacagccagagtaGATCATCATTTACGCTACTTTCAGAAAACAATTCTGACTGTCATTGAACAGCACCATGCTCTATACACATCTTACCAGGGGTGGAAGGAATGACCAGGTAGCCATAGCCTTCATTTCTGTAGCGCTGCCAGAAGTCCAGGGAGAGGACTTTGAAGTATAGAACTGGCCATTGGGGGAGGGATTCTATGACAAAATAATTTGCAGGGAAATGAAAGAAATGCCATATGAAGTTATGCTATGATAAAATGCATGGAGCCCTGAAAATGCATggtacaaatacaattttatgatAATTATGTTTAGGAATACAATATAAACTAaatatttattttgtttctcccctcatcaatctatacacgataccccataattacaaagtaaaaacagggcTTTAGAAATGtttctaaataaataaaataaaaaatatcacatttacataagtattcagaccctttactcagtagtttgtttaaacacctttggcagcaattacagccgagtctttttgggtatgatgctacaagcttggcacacctgtatttggggagtttctcccattcttctctgcagatcctctcaagctctgtcaggttggatggggagcgttgctgcacagctattttctggtctctccaaagatgttcgattgggttcaagtccgggctctggctgggccactcaaggacattcagagacttgtcccaaagccactcctgcgttgtcttggctgtgtgctcagggtcgttgtcctgttggaaggtgaacctttgcccagtctgaggtcctgagtgctctggagcaggtttgcatcaaggatctctgtactttgctccgttcatctttccctcaagcctgattagtctcccagtccctgacgctgaaaaacagccccacagcatgatgctgccaccaccacgcttggccaggtgatgagcggtgcctggtttcctccaggcgtgacgcttggcattcaggccaaagagttgaatcttggtctcatcagaccagaggatcttgtttctcatgctcttagagtcttttaggtgcaaactctaagtgggctgtcatgtgccttttactgaggagtggcttccgtctggcctctctaccataaaggtccgatagggggagtgctgcagagatggttgtctttctggaagtttctcccatctccacagaggaactctggagctctgtcagtgaccatagggttcttggtcacctccctgaccaaggctcttcgtccctgattgctcagtttggccgggcggccagctctaggaagagtttgggggttccaaacttcttccatttaacaatgatggatgccactgtgtttttggggaccttaaatgctgcagaaatgttttggtacccttccccagatctgtgcctcgacacaatcctgtgtctgagctctacggacaattccgtcgaccttatggcttggtttttgctctgacatgcactgtcaactgtgggaccatatatagacagatgtgtgcctttccaaatcatgtccaataaattgaatttaccacaggtggactccaatcaagttgtagaaacagctcaaggacgatcaatggaaacaagatgcacctgaacacaattacgagtctcatagcaaatgatATGAATAGGAttggttttcactttgtcattatggggtaattgtgtgtagatcgattaggggaaaaaatatttaacccattttagattaaggctgtaatgtaacaaaatatggaaagagGGAATACAATGCAAATTCACCCtctgtctcatcctctctcctgAAGAATGCCTCAAAGCTGAAAGGGTAGCTGAAGAAAGCCACGTCGTCCTGCAAGCACAATAAAAGCATGTTCAGGATGTTTGCCTATGTCTCTAATAAGAACAGAGATTAATGTGAAGACCGGAAGTATGTCCCCACCTTTCCTATGGTCTTTGTGCGACATGTCTGAGTcactccagagagagagtggaatggCAGAGTGGACCAATCTAGGCAGAACAGGGAAGGTAGGGTTAGCTGAAAACAACTTGTTAAAAACATCCAGCTATATTCTCTAAAGAGACAGGAATTTAGTTAAAGTTAAAGATGTaaaagacatacagtatattgacaATATGTGTAAGAAGTGGGATATTTTTCTCTATAAAGGTGATAGTTTATTTTGACTCACTGTGGGGCAGCTCCAGGAAAAAGTGGACGTATAAGTTGTCATATTCAAAGCCTTTGGCTGAGTCTGGAGAGAGCAGAGAAATGGTCACTACAGGAGACCTAAGGAAGTGACTAttttaaaatacagtatattgaaAAGTCATATTATAACTGTCTCTCCCATGACTTACCTATTTCTCCATTCACCAACAGACGCAGAATTCCAGGGGGTGGCTGAAGGACACAAACACATAGATTTAATCCATCCCATCATTTCATACATTGACTGGCGTTTCACCAAAACCCTGAAATGTATGGGTTTCTGAGCATTAGTGGTTAATTGAATGACCAAATACTGAGCTAATACTGCAGATTACCTTTGCTGATTAAACAACTTGTGTTAAGGATCTGTCACAAACTACATACATACCATTTCAAAGTCCTGGCCAACCAAGCTGTTGAGGTAGTCTTTATGACGTACATAAAGCTgaaaggagaaaaagagaggagaggtcatCATCATAGAAAAGACTCTAACCTGCCTGAAAGGCTATAATAATATTTCATCAGTgtactgtacagtgagggaaaaaagtatttgatcccctgctgattttgtatgtttgcccactgacaaagaaattatcagtctataattttaatggtaggtttatttgaacagtgagagacagaataacaacaacaaaaaacgaaaaacgcatgtcaaaaatgttataaattgatttgcattttaatgagggaaataagtatttgacaccctctcaatcagaaagatttctggctcccaggtgacttttatacaggtaacgagctgagattcggagcacactcttaaagggagtgctcctaatctcagcttgttacctgtataaaaagacaccagtccacagaagcaatcaatcaatcagattccaaactctccaccattgccaagaccaaagagctctccaaggaagtcagggacaagattgtagacctacacaaggctggaatgggctacaagaccatcgccaagcagcttggtgagaaggtgacaacagttggtgcgattattctcaaatggaagaaacacaaaagaactgtcaatctccctcggcctggggccccatgcaagatctcacctcgtggagttgcaatgatcatgagaacggtgagcattcagcccagaactacacgggaggatcttgtcaatgatcacaaggcagctgggaccatagtcaccaagaaaacaattggtaacacactacgccgtgagggactgaaatcctgcagcgcccgcaaggtccccctgctcaagaaagcacatatacatgcccatctgaagtttgccaatgaacatctgaatgattcagaggacaactgggtgaaagtgttgtggtcagatgagaccaaaatgctgcctatgaccccaagaacaccatccccaccgtcaaacatggaggtggaaacattatacattttagtaatttagcagacgctcttatccagagcgacttacagtagtgaatgcatacatttcatacattttttttgggggggggtttctgCTAAGGGGCGGGACAACTTctccgcatcaaagggacgatggacggggccatgtaccatcaaatcttgggtgataacttccttccctcagccaggacattgaaaatgggtcatggatgggtattccagcatgacaatgacccaaaacacacagccaaggcaacaaaggagtggctcaagaagaagcacattaaggtcctggagtggcctagccagtctccagaccttaatcccatagaaaatctgtggagggagctgaaggtccgagttgccaaacgtcagcctcgaaaccttagtgACTTGGAGAAgagctgcaaagaggagtgggacaaaatccctcctgagatgtgtgcaaacctggtggccaactacaagaaacgtctgacctctgattgccaacaagggttttgccaccaagtacgaagtcatgttttgcagaggggtcaaatacttatttccctcattaaaatgcaaatcaatttaaaacatttttgacatgcgtttttctggatttttctgttgttattctgtctctcacttttcaaataaacctaccattaaaattatagactgatcatttctttgtcagtgggcaaatgtacaaaatcagcagaggatcaaatacttttttccctcactttaTGTACATGCATAAGGACAAATCTGACATTAGGCCACTTTGGGTTACAAAAACATCTGCCAAGTTTGGATTTTGGGGTGAACTACAATAAAAGTATTATTACAGTGCACCAACAGTGAATAACACtacacactcagtcactcacGTCTTTATACATGCGCTGTTCCCGTTCCTTCTCCTCTGGTCTTATGCCTTCTGACACGTTCTCCAGGGTTAAACGCCacacctccctcttctccccctccgtCTCAACTCTGGGCACAAACACACAGCATCATAACACAGTAAATGGCTTGTACTGTATGAATTCTGCTACCAAGTAAGTGACCCTTATTTGAGCTAGGGGTAAAACATTTTGACATCAGCGGGTGCGGGTCACTTGCCTGTAGGGCTCCTTGCCTTTGTTGAAGTCTGGTTTGATGGTAATCACTCCATTTCCATCTGCTCTTATCGTGCACAACAAGCATTCCTTCTCCTTTTGGCCAAGTCTGAGGAATACAAGAATACAATGCCACTTTTCAATTCCTGAATTGGAATCTACTTCAAAGTTATTAAATACAAAGCAGTGTAATAAGTGCATAGGCTACATAggcaacaacctgcccacttgaccctatcccctcctctcttctccagaccatttccggagaccttctcccctacctcaccccgctcatcaactcatccttgaccgctggctacgtcccttccgtcttcaagagagcgagagttgcaccccttctgaaaaaacctacactcgatccctccgatgtcagcaactacagaccagtatcccttctttcctttctctccaaaactcttgagcgtgccgtccttggccagctctcttgctatctctctcagaatgaccttcttgatcctaatcagtcaggtttcaagactgggcattcaactgagactgctcttctctgtgtcacggaggctctccgcactgctaaagttgcctggattaggacctctctcctctgctctcatccttctagatctatctgctgcctttgataccgtgaaccatcagatcctcctctccaccctctccgagctgggcatctccggcgccgcccacgcttggattgcgtcctacctgacaggtcgctcctaccaggtggcgtggcgagaatctgtctccgcaccacgtgctctcaccactggtgtcccccagggctctgttcttggcccactcctattctcgctatacaccaagtcacttggctctgtcatatcctcacatggtctctcatatcattgctatgcagatgacacacaattaatcttctcctttcccccttctgacaaccaggtggcgaatcgcatctctgcatgtctggcagacatatcagtgtggatgacggatcaccacctcaagctgaacctcggcaagacggagctgctcttcctcccgggaaggactgcccgttccatgatctcgccatcacggttgacaactcccttgtgtcctcctcccagagtgctaagagccttggcgtgaccctggacaacaccctgtcgttctccaccaacatcaaggcggtgacccgatcctgtaggttcatgctctacaacattcgcagagtacgaccctgcctcacacaggaagcggcgcaggtcctaatccaggcacttgtcatctcccgtctggattattgcaactcgctgttggctgggctccctgcctgtgccattaaacccctacaactcatccagaacgccgcagcccgtctggtgttcaaccttcccaagttctctcacgtcaccccgctcctccgctctctccactggcttccagtcgaagctcgcatccgctacgagaccatggtgcttgcctacggagctgtgaggggaacggcacctccgtaccttcaggctctgatcaggccctacacccaaacaagggcactccgttcatccacctctggcctgctcgcctccctacctctgaggaagcacagttcccgctcagcccagtcaaaactgttcgctgctctggcaccccaatggtggaacaagctccctcacgacgccaggacagcggagtcaatcaccaccttccggagacacctgaaaccccacctcttcaaggaatacctgggataggataaagtaatccttctaaccccccccttaaaagatttagatgcactattgtaaagtggttgttccactggatattataaggtgaatgcaccaatttgtaagtcgctctggataagagcgtctgctaaatgacttaaatgtaaatgtttttcccCTTGTGCTACTCACTTGCCCAGTGGTCCCATGTCCCCCATGATGTGCATGGTCTGAACAGGTGTGTTGACCACGTGGCTGGTCTTCACAAAGTCCTCCGAGGGCTCCCAGGTAATCAgcctggacttggggattgtgctGTCACTGCAGACCAACAGAATACCACAAACACATTTTGCAAACAAGGGTATGGTGTAATGTGAACATACCGGTACACCGTCTTCAAAGCAGCACATCATGCTTCAAAGTTGGTTCAATTTCATTCACTTTAATAATAATTAACTTTGGTGAGTAACAGGGACCTACACTGGGCGTCTGTCCTGGCGTCTGTGTCTGACATTGGCCATCCTATGTGCCAGGAAGGTAGGGTTGGACTTGACCTGCGTCACCATACTCTGGGAATCCTGTAAtgagtatatcaaaaacagctttaaaACACTCATGTTTCTTTGGGACAGAAACGAGGTAAATGGTACTACAATACTGGACAACCCACTTCTCTCGAGGAATTACATCTGTCcaggatggattattttgaaaaaCTTCAATGATATGGAGATTCTGTAGAAACCCACCCCTTCCCAATTGGTGAAACGGTCAAAATCGGTGTAGGTGAAAATCCTGCGGTTCCGTCTGCCCCTGGTCCGCTCCAGAGCCATGATCTCTGTGTGGTATTGTCTCTCCAGTGGAGTCTGGCATACTGACTCACTCTGGAACAAATCCACTTCAtactgcgcgcacacacacacacacacacacacacacacacacacaacttactATGCAACATCAAACTATCCTAAACAGTAAAGTCTTATTTGTTATAAGGACACTGGTAGAGGACCTACCTGACTGAACAGCTTCTCCTGCCAGCCTACCACCAactcctcctcatcatctacaGCTGAAAACAAAATCAAGATGTTCTGGTCCATATCTAGCCACCACGAAAATAACATCTACTCAACTAAGAAGCATCTAACATCTTTCTGTTTCAAAACATCTAACATCTTTCTGTTTCAAAACAGTGTTAATACCTGATTGAGCCGGTGAGTTGAGGTTGTCCAGCTcaatgcctctcctctcctgttgagtCAAAACCTGCTGCTGAAGGTGTTGGGAGAGGGCTGCTGTGGAGGTGAATCTCTGAATATGGATCCtgtaaacaccattgtaaatataaaCAAGGTAAACAGGATTCTAGCTAGCTAAATGCCATGTTTTCATGGCAAACTCGGGGATCAGGTCAAGCGCGGAATGTGGTTAGTCACCGTTACTGGGTGTTCATCATCTGCTTTGAGAGCTAACGTCATTAGCTTACGACAGTGTCTTGCTTTTATGGCAATGTAAGGAATAAAAGCCACACAAAAGCTGACTGCAACTTACTTCACTTTAAGGTTTTTGACAGCATCCCTGGAACGATAGACAGCTTCTCCTGTGTCGGTGCTCCAGCCGTCTGCCATGTTGTTACGTTGGGAACTTATTTCTTGATgcctgctagctagctatgctgcaGTTGGTGGCTTAATAAATATTATTCTTAGCTAAAtaggaagctaacgttagcttaccTAGCCACATACACACGCGCGCTATGTATCTAGCAGAAATATGGTTAGCAGCAGGCAATTTACTTGCTAGAATTTTGTAGCTAGTACTTTTCACAAGCGTCTGCTCGTTGCATGGTAACAACAGTCTGCCTGCCTGGTTGGGTTTCTGGCGAGCAATCCATCTATTTATTGGTTCACTACCGCCACCTACCGTGGGATCCAGTCCAGAGCAGCAGAATAAACCCCCCCACTGATAACAGGTAAGGTAATATCAGTACAATAATATTCCCTTGCTGTAAAATGTTTAAGAACCCCTGATGTAATTAATTAAGACAAAAATCTGTCTGACACAAATAATTGCAATTTAAAAAGCTTTATTGGAAATACACGTTTCAAACAGCACAATTCAAGTACAGATGAGTGTAGCTAAATCAGATACATGCTAATTTAGTTTAAATGTGATGTAGTCCTCCAGTCCCAGTTCATTTGCACTCTTTTGACATGCTTCAGACCAGATGCATGCTCCACTTCAGTGTACAATGGTCCTGAACTTACATATCACAGTGTTTGAAGCTTTTACGTTCTgcatctctctgctgtctttcATCTGAAGCCATATCCTCCAGGGTCTAAACAGGTGTAGATTTCCATCTCTGTGTGGGAGACCAGATATTGCAAGGAGACCAGTAAGGGGCCCTCACCTCTTCACTTTGGCCCAAGGATACCAGTGACACTGCCCTAAGGTTGGTGCTGTCCTTTGGATGAGACTGTGGAGACAGAGGTCTTATCTCTCTGTGGTTACTAAAGATGGCATGGCACTTATGACATGTGTAGAGGTGttgaccctgcttctcctggatATATTTCCAAGCCTAAGCATGTAAATCCAACTCATTATCATAGGCTGGATGGAGACcaatatcgtttttttttttataatgctGCATGTCTCAAAATATAAGAATGAGACCAATATATGTATTTTGCTAATCATAGTTCCTGTCTCTGaaattatgtttgtgtgtgttgtaataATAACCAATACtcaaaatctgtgtgtgtgtgtgtgtgtgtgtgtgtgtgtgttgtgtgtgtgtgtgtgtgtgtgtgtggtagaagtAATAGTTGGCCATTATTTCTTTGAACATCTCAGTTTGGGCAGCAGCCACTGTAGAAACCTGTTAATCAAAAACCACAGGAGAATAAatagtattataaactgggtggttcgatccctgaatgctgattggctgacagccgtggtatatttaagcaataaggcacgagggggtgtggtatatggccaatataccacagctaagggctgtttttacctggatacagcctttagccgtggtatattggccatataccacaaacccctaaggtttcttattgctattatgaactggttaccaacgtaattagagcagtaaaaataaatgctttgtcatacctgtggtatacgctctgatataccacggctgtcagccaatcagcattcagggctcgtaccacccagtttataacagaccgtataccacgggtatgacaaaacatttatttttactgctctaattacgttggtaaccagttaataatagcaataagtggccaatataccacggctaagggctgtatccaggtactccgtgttgcatcgtgcataagaacagcccttagccgtgatatattggccatataccacacctcctcgtgccttattgcttaagtttGCACTTACACATCAGATAGCTGCTCTTTCTCTGCTACCTCATTCTATTTCTCTAATTCTCTAGTCTAGTATTCCCTGGTTATGTTCCACTTCTCCCTCCTCTATTTCCTCACCTCTTCCCCAGACTCTTCTTTTCCTCTTTCTTGTCCTCCTCCTTACTTTCTCCAACATTTCCCATCTGTTGCATCTTACTGGCCTTCTCTTGCTTCACTACTTTTTTGGCCTTGCCCTTGTTTTTCTTATTGACCTTCCCTTCCTGAATATTTTGGACAAGGAGATAAAGTAATGTAAGCTTATAGGTTTTCTCTTCTCTTGAGCTACGATACCTAGAGCTATGCTATACTATAGAAGGACTTATGCTATACTATAGAAGGACTTATGCTATACTATAGAAGGTCTTACGGCCAATATTCCCTTCTTGTATTTCCTCTCACCTGTGGGGCCACTCCAGCCATTTCCTGTAGCAGCTTCCTGCCGGACTCGCTCAGGCTGGTGATGGGAGCCAGGCGAGGGCTGTGGCGGTATGGGAAGTTCTCTGTTCGTGGCGGAGCGATAATGACAGGGCTGAGAGGAGTCAGAGGCCTTGGGACATTTACTGGGTAGGGAGAGCCTACAGCAGAGGGCAGGGCCCGTAGGGCTTCAGCCAGGGTCCGGTGTGCTGAGGTCACAAGAGGAGAGAGACCATTCTTGACAGATACAGGACTTGAGTCCTTCCCTGGGCTCTGTAGGACCAGAAAGTAAAGTAACATATCAGGAAAGTGCTATGTTCAACACAATCTGTAGAAATACTTTATAACTACTCTATACATATTGCAGATACATGACTACACGCAAtaagtaattgtctgcatcatttccaatcccccatgtatatatatacatttgtttTATATGCAGAACTTACCAGGAAGTCTGACTCATcgaaggagtggagagacagatcATCATCCTCGTCCATAACCCTCACGTCAAGCTTGGTCACCTTTTCATCCTCAACTTTCAGCGGTGGTGTCCTCCTTTCATGATCCTCATCATCACACTGTGTATCAGAGTCAACTAGTCAGAGACCATCCTCCTCACAGTGATGTCACTCAACAAAGACATGGACGGTAGGGTACAACTCTTTTACCTCCGATTCACAGTCAGTGAAGGAGTAGATGGAAAAGTCATCAGAACTGGAAGATGAGGTCACATCATATTTTCTCTCTATCAGCCGAGTCACCCTTCCagactgaggagacagagaaagacatgtACTCATGGCAGCCATAGAATACACTGGCATTGACCCTCAAGGAAATGTAGAATATGTAGGCAATCCAACATGGTTGTACAAGTAGTGAGTAATACATGGGTAACTGAAAATGCAATAAATGCAACTCCCATAACATTAGGGGTGGGTCTAAAGACCTTCCATAGTATAGGATTCTTTAGCATCTCGAATGGATGATTGTCAATGCAACCAAGCCACCCAAAATGGCCATATGAATCAACAGATTGATCTATCTGTTGTGTCTCTATGGGAACAGCAGAGATGACCTGGCTGAGAGGCTCTGGATTGATGCTCCATCCATCCCCAGATGTTTGGTCCTGCCCATAGCTCACAATGATTGGCTGTTAACAGTAAAGAATGACTTCAACACTGCTTTGCTCATTTTGGCCTTGAATTGTGTATCAATAAATAACATAAGTACTGTTATGTGGTTGAATTTGAATGTGACTTACAGGCCTTTTGTGGATCTGAAGGGTCTGCACTGAAGTAGACTGTCAAGACAGCATTCAATGTGGTTAGATAGGGATTTCTGCATTTGCTTTCATTCTGATAACTGCAGTTTGTACATACAGAATGCATAACTAATGTGTATGTGTTATTGTTTCAGGTCGGATATGACTTACAGGCTTTGGCCTTCTGTGCACCTTGCCGGTTGGCCACAACACGGAATCAGGGGTGTTCACCCTCACTGGTTTCAACTGTCAACACAACACTCAATTTAGAATGTGATAATATAACAAAAACAGGCCAAAACAAACAAATATTTGATATTTACCACATAAGGGCGGCGTCTTAAAGCTCTTTTGATTCTCTCATCATTACGGTCCATCTT
The DNA window shown above is from Salmo salar chromosome ssa13, Ssal_v3.1, whole genome shotgun sequence and carries:
- the mks1 gene encoding tectonic-like complex member MKS1, producing MADGWSTDTGEAVYRSRDAVKNLKVKIHIQRFTSTAALSQHLQQQVLTQQERRGIELDNLNSPAQSAVDDEEELVVGWQEKLFSQYEVDLFQSESVCQTPLERQYHTEIMALERTRGRRNRRIFTYTDFDRFTNWEGDSQSMVTQVKSNPTFLAHRMANVRHRRQDRRPVDSTIPKSRLITWEPSEDFVKTSHVVNTPVQTMHIMGDMGPLGKLGQKEKECLLCTIRADGNGVITIKPDFNKGKEPYRVETEGEKREVWRLTLENVSEGIRPEEKEREQRMYKDLYVRHKDYLNSLVGQDFEMPPPGILRLLVNGEIDSAKGFEYDNLYVHFFLELPHNWSTLPFHSLSGVTQTCRTKTIGKDDVAFFSYPFSFEAFFRREDETEESLPQWPVLYFKVLSLDFWQRYRNEGYGYLVIPSTPGKHTITCHTWRPLQTGTVSELRRFFIGGSPELEDYSYVRVPGTFKGERLSRFGFRTQTTGSVTFNLHCIQHARAFVDASTLKKRRQSVLDQLGGFSQQGSVYNVLEAFQRARRRMQEARESLPRDLINTTAQQNSESIA
- the LOC106567709 gene encoding uncharacterized protein isoform X1, whose product is MDRNDERIKRALRRRPYVLKPVRVNTPDSVLWPTGKVHRRPKPSTSVQTLQIHKRPPIIVSYGQDQTSGDGWSINPEPLSQSGRVTRLIERKYDVTSSSSSDDFSIYSFTDCESECDDEDHERRTPPLKVEDEKVTKLDVRVMDEDDDLSLHSFDESDFLSPGKDSSPVSVKNGLSPLVTSAHRTLAEALRALPSAVGSPYPVNVPRPLTPLSPVIIAPPRTENFPYRHSPRLAPITSLSESGRKLLQEMAGVAPQEGKVNKKNKGKAKKVVKQEKASKMQQMGNVGESKEEDKKEEKKSLGKRLGNISRRSRVNTSTHVISAMPSLVTTER
- the LOC106567709 gene encoding uncharacterized protein isoform X2, with the translated sequence MDRNDERIKRALRRRPYVLKPVRVNTPDSVLWPTGKVHRRPKPSTSVQTLQIHKRPPIIVSYGQDQTSGDGWSINPEPLSQSGRVTRLIERKYDVTSSSSSDDFSIYSFTDCESECDDEDHERRTPPLKVEDEKVTKLDVRVMDEDDDLSLHSFDESDFLSPGKDSSPVSVKNGLSPLVTSAHRTLAEALRALPSAVGSPYPVNVPRPLTPLSPVIIAPPRTENFPYRHSPRLAPITSLSESGRKLLQEMAGVAPQEGKVNKKNKGKAKKVVKQEKASKMQQMGNVGESKEEDKKEEKKSLGKRFLQWLLPKLRCSKK
- the LOC106567709 gene encoding uncharacterized protein isoform X3, translated to MDRNDERIKRALRRRPYVLKPVRVNTPDSVLWPTGKVHRRPKPSTSVQTLQIHKRPPIIVSYGQDQTSGDGWSINPEPLSQSGRVTRLIERKYDVTSSSSSDDFSIYSFTDCESECDDEDHERRTPPLKVEDEKVTKLDVRVMDEDDDLSLHSFDESDFLSPGKDSSPVSVKNGLSPLVTSAHRTLAEALRALPSAVGSPYPVNVPRPLTPLSPVIIAPPRTENFPYRHSPRLAPITSLSESGRKLLQEMAGVAPQVRGNTRREYWPKGRSIRKTRARPKK